In Phyllopteryx taeniolatus isolate TA_2022b chromosome 1, UOR_Ptae_1.2, whole genome shotgun sequence, the following proteins share a genomic window:
- the nhej1 gene encoding non-homologous end-joining factor 1 yields MEATGASTDVLLQKPWLPVSIDGCQLLAKSCFGDTRYQILLTDLHCVWEETLHSTAIQSRAQELNKRLQAPVKAFFSHLCELVQPCLSGSSRLPKDEAGISVMQLDGGDLSLRLKSKLLGLPFYWEFRCTPAPITVVCLHLVQPLLSMSHVLNRQVEQLEGLLARKDAEIQDYKENGATLSRARLQTDIFERHIYKGSFLAKTLPVVCCDPHGIWDFGGDLQELYTAIVSHGIMRKRKLSEQDQLVATGPDPTASSAAEAGAEGGEADSEPNHTSPMEEAGDHMVHTATAPQLVTCGRAERVSSKAKKKKVVGLFR; encoded by the exons ATGGAGGCAACTGGTGCGTCCACAGATGTTCTCCTGCAGAAACCATGGCTTCCTGTTTCCATTGATGGCTGCCAACTGCTTGCAAAGAGTTGCTTTGGGGACACAAGGTACCAAATCCTGCTGACTGACCTGCACTGCGTGTGGGAGGAGACTTTGCACTCGACAGCCATCCAGAGCCGCGCTCAG GAGCTGAACAAGCGTCTGCAAGCCCCAGTCAAAGCGTTCTTCTCACACCTGTGCGAGTTGGTTCAGCCGTGTCTGTCAGGCAGTAGTCGGCTGCCCAAAGACGAAGCTGGCATCTCTGTGATGCAACTGGATGGCGGTGACTTGAGCTTGAGGCTGAAGAGCAAGCTATTAGGGTTGCCCTTCTATTGGGAGTTTCGCTGCACCCCCGCTCCCATCACTGTG GTGTGTCTTCATCTGGTACAGCCCTTGTTGTCTATGAGCCACGTGCTGAACCGGCAGGTGGAGCAGCTGGAAGGCTTGCTGGCCAGGAAGGATGCTGAGATCCAAGACTACAAGGAGAATGGAGCCACACTCAGCAGAG CACGCCTGCAGACGGACATTTTTGAGCGGCATATCTACAAAGGAAGCTTCCTGGCAAAG ACTCTTCCTGTGGTTTGTTGTGACCCTCACGGCATCTGGGACTTTGGAGGAGACCTCCAGGAGCTTTATACTGCCATCGTTTCACACGGAATCATGCGCAAACGCAAACTGTCTGAGCAGGACCAGTTGGTTGCCACGGGACCTGACCCCACAGCTTCCTCAG CCGCTGAAGCAGGTGCTGAGGGAGGAGAAGCCGACAGCGAGCCGAACCACACTAGTCCAATGGAGGAAGCTGGGGACCACATGGTCCACACAGCCACGGCACCGCAG CTCGTCACCTGTGGCCGTGCTGAGCGAGTGTCTTCcaaagcaaagaagaagaaagtggtgGGCTTGTTCAGATGA